A single Glycine soja cultivar W05 chromosome 14, ASM419377v2, whole genome shotgun sequence DNA region contains:
- the LOC114383468 gene encoding ABC transporter B family member 13-like, whose translation MAEVELAPDSLIEQNVTSKTVQQSKTDSVSFFGLFAAADATDCVLMFLGSVGSCVHGAALPVFFILFGRMIDSLGHLSNNPHKLSSRISEHALYLVYLGGVVLVSAWMGVAFWMQTGERQTARLRLKYLQAVLKKDINFFDNEARDANIIFHISSDAILVQDAIGDKTGHAIRYLSQFIVGFAIGFTSVWQLTLLTLAVVPLIAVAGGAYTIIMSTLSEKGEAAYAEAGKVAEEVISQVRTVYSFVGEEKAAGSYSKSLDNALKLGKKGGFAKGVGVGFTYGLLFCAWALLLWYASILVRHHKTNGGKAFTTIINVIFSGFALGQAAPNLGSIAKGRVAAANIMNMIASASRNSKKLDDGNIVPQVAGEIEFCEVCFAYPSRSNMIFEKLSFSVSAGKTIAVVGPSGSGKSTIVSLIQRFYDPTSGKILLDGYDLKNLQLKWLREQMGLVSQEPALFATTIAGNILFGKEDADMDKVIQAAMAANAHSFIQGLPDGYQTQVGEGGTQLSGGQKQRIAIARAVLRNPKVLLLDEATSALDAESELIVQQALEKIMSNRTTIVVAHRLSTIRDVDTIVVLKNGQVVESGTHLELMSNNGEYVNLVSLQASQSLTNSRSISCSESSRNSSFREPSDNLTLEEPLKLDTAAELQSRDQHLPSKTTSTPSILDLLKLNAPEWPYAILGSVGAILAGMEAPLFALGITHILTAFYSPQGSKIKQEVDWVAFIFLGVAVITIPIYLLLHYFYTLMGERLTARVRLLMFSAILNNEVAWFDMDEHNTGSLTAMLAADATLVRSALADRLSTIVQNVALTVTAFVIGFTLSWKLTAVVVACLPLLIGASITEQLFLKGFGGDYGHAYSRATSLAREAIANIRTVAAFGAEDRISIQFASELNKPNKQALLRGHISGFGYGITQLLAFCSYALGLWYASVLIKKNESNFGDIMKSFMVLIITSLAIAETLALTPDIVKGSQALGSVFGIIQRRTAITPNDPNSKMITDVKGEIEFRNVSFKYPMRPDITIFQNLNLIVPAGKSLAVVGQSGSGKSTVISLVMRFYDPDLGSVLIDECDIKSLNLRSLRLRIGLVQQEPALFSTTVYENIKYGKEEASEIEVMKAAKAANAHEFISRMPEGYKTEVGERGAQLSGGQKQRVAIARAILKDPSILLLDEATSALDTVSERLVQEALDKLMEGRTTILVAHRLSTVRDADSIAVLQNGRVAEMGSHERLMAKPASIYKQLVSLQHETRDQQDH comes from the exons ATGGCAGAAGTGGAACTAGCCCCAGATTCACTTATAGAACAAAATGTAACATCTAAAACGGTCCAACAATCCAAAACCGATAGTGTTTCGTTTTTCGGCTTGTTTGCTGCGGCTGATGCAACTGACTGTGTCTTGATGTTCCTCGGAAGTGTCGGTTCGTGTGTCCATGGTGCTGCTCTTCccgttttcttcattttgtttggTCGTATGATCGACTCTTTGGGACATCTCTCTAATAATCCTCACAAATTGTCCTCGCGAATTTCTGAG CATGCTTTGTATTTGGTCTATCTTGGAGGAGTTGTTCTGGTATCAGCTTGGATGG GTGTTGCATTCTGGATGCAAACAGGGGAGAGGCAAACGGCACGTTTGCGCTTGAAATATTTGCAGGCAGTGCTAAAGAAGGATATTAATTTCTTTGACAATGAAGCCAGGGATGCTAATATCATTTTCCACATCTCGAGTGACGCAATATTGGTACAAGATGCAATTGGAGACAAG ACAGGCCATGCCATTCGTTACCTTTCCCAATTCATTGTTGGATTCGCCATTGGATTTACCTCAGTGTGGCAGCTCACACTACTCACCTTGGCTGTGGTTCCGTTGATAGCTGTAGCTGGGGGAGCTTATACAATAATTATGTCTACTTTATCAGAAAAGGGTGAAGCAGCTTATGCTGAAGCTGGAAAGGTTGCAGAAGAG GTGATTTCTCAGGTGCGTACTGTTTACTCATTTGTAGGAGAAGAGAAAGCAGCTGGCTCATACTCAAAGTCTCTTGATAATGCTCTGAAGTTGGGCAAGAAGGGTGGTTTTGCAAAAGGAGTTGGAGTAGGCTTCACATATGGGCTATTATTTTGTGCTTGGGCATTGCTTTTATGGTATGCTAGCATACTTGTGAGGCATCATAAGACAAATGGAGGCAAAGCGTTCACAACAATTATCAATGTCATCTTTAGTGGATT TGCTCTTGGTCAAGCTGCTCCAAACCTTGGTTCCATTGCCAAAGGGCGCGTTGCTGCAGCCAATATCATGAACATGATTGCGTCCGCTTCAAGAAATTCTAAAAAGTTGGATGATGGCAATATTGTCCCACAAGTAGCAGGGGAAATTGAATTTTGTGAGGTCTGCTTTGCTTACCCCTCAAGATCCAATATGATCTTTGAAAAATTGAGCTTCTCAGTGAGTGCTGGGAAGACTATAGCAGTTGTAGGTCCAAGTGGTTCCGGAAAGAGCACGATCGTTTCACTAATTCAACGGTTCTATGACCCCACTTCAG GTAAGATCCTGTTGGATGGATATGACCTAAAGAATCTTCAATTGAAATGGTTGAGAGAACAGATGGGCTTGGTTAGTCAAGAACCAGCACTATTTGCCACAACAATCGCTGGAAATATTTTATTCGGAAAGGAAGACGCAGACATGGATAAAGTCATACAAGCTGCCATGGCTGCAAATGCTCATTCTTTCATTCAAGGATTACCTGATGGTTATCAAACTCAG GTTGGAGAAGGTGGCACCCAACTTTCAGGGGGCCAAAAGCAAAGAATTGCCATAGCAAGAGCAGTGCTAAGAAACCCAAAAGTATTGCTTTTAGATGAGGCCACAAGTGCTCTAGATGCTGAATCGGAGCTCATTGTCCAACAGGCATTGGAAAAAATAATGTCAAACAGAACAACAATAGTTGTTGCTCATAGATTATCCACCATACGCGATGTAGATACAATTGTTGTGTTGAAGAACGGCCAGGTGGTTGAAAGTGGGACTCATTTGGAATTAATGTCCAACAATGGAGAGTATGTGAATCTGGTGAGTTTGCAAGCATCACAAAGCCTCACAAACTCTAGATCAATATCTTGCTCCGAAAGTTCAAGAAATTCTAGTTTTAGAGAACCTTCAGACAACCTGACCTTAGAGGAGCCGTTGAAGTTGGATACAGCAGCAGAACTGCAATCAAGAGATCAACACTTGCCATCAAAGACTACTTCCACTCCATCAATTTTGGATTTACTGAAACTGAATGCTCCAGAGTGGCCCTATGCAATACTTGGGTCAGTAGGTGCAATATTGGCTGGCATGGAAGCCCCTCTCTTTGCACTTGGAATCACTCACATTTTGACTGCATTTTATTCTCCTCAGGGTTCTAAAATCAAGCAAGAAGTTGATTGGGTTGCTTTTATATTTCTTGGAGTAGCTGTTATTACTATACCTATTTATCTATTACTACACTACTTCTATACATTGATGGGAGAGCGTCTCACTGCCCGTGTGCGTTTATTAATGTTCTCAG CTATTCTCAACAATGAAGTTGCATGGTTTGATATGGATGAGCACAACACAGGCTCACTAACGGCCATGCTAGCTGCGGATGCAACATTAGTAAGAAGTGCTCTAGCTGACAGACTCTCAACCATTGTTCAAAATGTAGCTCTCACTGTAACAGCTTTTGTTATTGGCTTCACATTGAGTTGGAAACTAACAGCAGTGGTTGTAGCCTGCCTTCCCCTTCTCATAGGAGCTTCTATTACTGAG CAACTATTTCTCAAGGGGTTTGGAGGAGACTATGGCCATGCTTACTCTAGAGCAACTTCTTTGGCTCGTGAAGCTATTGCCAACATACGTACCGTTGCTGCTTTTGGCGCAGAAGATCGAATCTCAATCCAGTTTGCATCTGAACTGAACAAACCCAACAAACAAGCTCTTCTACGTGGCCACATATCAGGTTTTGGCTATGGCATAACACAGCTATTGGCTTTCTGTTCCTATGCACTTGGCCTTTGGTATGCATCAGTATTAATCAAGAAGAATGAGTCAAATTTTGGAGACATCATGAAGTCCTTCATGGTCTTAATCATCACTTCTCTGGCAATAGCAGAAACACTAGCTCTTACCCCAGACATTGTGAAGGGATCACAAGCATTGGGATCAGTTTTTGGCATTATCCAAAGGAGAACAGCCATCACCCCAAATGACCCCAACTCAAAGATGATAACTGATGTCAAAGGAGAGATAGAGTTTAGAAATGTTAGCTTCAAGTACCCTATGAGACCTGATATCACCATATTTCAGAACTTAAACCTCATAGTCCCAGCAGGTAAGAGTCTGGCAGTAGTGGGGCAAAGTGGTTCAGGGAAAAGCACAGTGATTTCTTTGGTAATGAGATTTTACGACCCCGATTTGGGGTCAGTCCTAATAGATGAATGTGATATCAAAAGCCTAAACCTTAGATCCTTAAGGCTGAGAATAGGATTGGTTCAGCAAGAACCTGCTTTGTTCTCAACCACAGTTTATGAAAACATCAAGTATGGAAAAGAGGAGGCATCAGAAATAGAGGTAATGAAGGCAGCCAAAGCAGCAAATGCTCATGAATTCATTAGCAGAATGCCAGAAGGGTACAAAACTGAGGTTGGTGAGAGAGGGGCGCAGTTGTCAGGAGGACAAAAACAAAGAGTGGCAATTGCTAGAGCTATTCTGAAAGATCCATCCATTCTTTTGTTGGATGAAGCAACAAGTGCACTAGACACAGTATCAGAGAGGCTGGTCCAAGAGGCTCTTGATAAGCTTATGGAAGGTAGAACAACTATTTTAGTAGCTCACAGGCTATCAACTGTTCGCGATGCCGACAGCATTGCAGTGCTTCAAAATGGCAGGGTTGCTGAAATGGGAAGCCATGAGAGGCTGATGGCCAAACCTGCAAGCATCTACAAGCAATTGGTTAGTCTACAGCATGAAACACGTGACCAACAAGACCATTGA